Proteins encoded together in one Marinobacter salsuginis window:
- a CDS encoding NADPH:quinone oxidoreductase family protein, with product MKAILCKEYGPAETLVIEDVPSPEVKGRGVKVRVKAAGLNFPDTLIIENKYQLKPSLPFSPGGEMAGEVIEVGDKVTRFKVGDRVAGLTGYGAFAEEVIVPEQNLLPVPDGMSDEKAAAFTMVYGTSYYALKQRGNLQPGETLLVLGASGGVGLATVELGKAMGAKVIAAASSAEKLAVAKEAGADELINYTEEPLKDAVKKLTHSKGVDVIYDPVGGDFTEQALRAMGWNGRHLIIGFAAGDIPKIPANLTLLKGCSVVGVFWGSFTQREPEASAQNMMELMKLYAEGKIDPKISAVYDFEDYASALGALTERKATGKVVLKVGS from the coding sequence ATGAAAGCCATCCTCTGCAAGGAATATGGACCGGCTGAGACGCTGGTCATCGAAGATGTTCCCAGTCCTGAGGTGAAAGGCCGAGGCGTAAAAGTCCGCGTAAAAGCCGCCGGCCTGAATTTCCCCGACACCCTCATTATTGAAAACAAATACCAGTTGAAGCCGAGCCTTCCGTTTTCGCCCGGTGGTGAAATGGCTGGTGAGGTTATCGAAGTTGGTGACAAAGTCACGCGCTTCAAGGTAGGGGACCGTGTCGCGGGCCTGACCGGTTATGGCGCTTTTGCAGAAGAAGTCATCGTGCCGGAGCAGAACCTGCTGCCCGTTCCCGATGGCATGTCAGACGAGAAGGCCGCCGCCTTCACTATGGTCTACGGCACTTCCTATTACGCCCTGAAACAGCGAGGCAACCTCCAGCCTGGCGAAACGCTGCTCGTTCTTGGCGCCAGTGGTGGCGTTGGCCTCGCCACGGTCGAACTGGGCAAGGCCATGGGCGCCAAGGTCATCGCAGCGGCCAGTTCTGCCGAGAAGCTGGCTGTGGCCAAAGAGGCCGGCGCCGACGAGCTGATAAACTACACCGAAGAGCCTCTCAAAGATGCGGTAAAGAAGCTCACCCACAGCAAGGGCGTGGACGTGATCTACGACCCGGTCGGCGGTGACTTTACCGAACAGGCCCTTCGCGCCATGGGGTGGAACGGCCGCCACCTGATCATCGGCTTTGCTGCCGGTGATATACCGAAAATCCCCGCCAATCTGACGCTCCTGAAAGGCTGCTCCGTGGTTGGCGTGTTCTGGGGCAGCTTCACCCAGCGCGAGCCGGAGGCGAGCGCGCAGAACATGATGGAGCTGATGAAGCTCTATGCCGAAGGCAAGATCGATCCGAAGATCAGCGCCGTCTACGACTTCGAGGATTACGCCTCTGCACTTGGGGCCCTTACTGAACGCAAGGCGACTGGCAAGGTTGTACTTAAAGTCGGCTCCTGA
- a CDS encoding BLUF domain-containing protein, whose amino-acid sequence MSLMRLAYASEATFEAKPVEKGVEPHVARILMTSRKNNARDQLVGGLYYGNDRFFQYLEGDEDAVRRTFDRILKDERHKNVVTLIEEPLTSRTFSNWSMKYVPLSRDVRNFLDEQGLESFEPSSFTSDQCEKMIELIRNSSQNQNLVNRDNNQSVGDAPQVLSSGMKMGLIVAGLVLVGALVIGGTML is encoded by the coding sequence ATGTCCTTGATGCGTCTGGCCTATGCCAGTGAAGCCACGTTCGAAGCCAAGCCGGTGGAAAAAGGTGTAGAGCCACACGTTGCGCGAATCCTGATGACCTCCCGAAAAAACAACGCCAGAGACCAACTGGTGGGTGGTCTTTATTACGGCAATGACCGCTTTTTCCAGTATCTGGAAGGAGATGAAGATGCGGTGCGCAGGACCTTCGATCGCATTCTGAAGGATGAGCGGCATAAGAATGTCGTGACCCTCATCGAAGAGCCGCTCACAAGCCGGACCTTTAGCAACTGGTCTATGAAGTATGTGCCTCTCTCCCGGGATGTCCGGAACTTCCTCGATGAGCAGGGTCTGGAATCCTTCGAGCCGTCCTCTTTCACATCGGATCAGTGCGAGAAAATGATCGAGCTAATACGCAATTCCAGCCAGAATCAGAATCTGGTCAACCGGGACAACAATCAATCCGTTGGCGACGCCCCCCAAGTGTTGTCGTCCGGAATGAAAATGGGCCTGATCGTGGCTGGTCTGGTGCTGGTGGGGGCTCTGGTGATTGGCGGGACCATGCTCTGA
- a CDS encoding trimeric intracellular cation channel family protein → MLDIIYVLEMIGIVAFAISGMIVARSKNMDPVGVFTIGFITALGGGTLRDLIMDNHPLYWIKHEEQPMLILAMAIVFSYWKRAERLRESRIVFPDAIGLGVFSILGAQLALDLGHSWFVASLLGVMTGTFGGALRDTLCNEVPYIFRKDQIYASISFAGCWLYFVCQWFLDNEALPLTIGLLFIVIVRMLAVRFDIRLQRDPNNS, encoded by the coding sequence ATGCTCGACATCATCTACGTACTTGAAATGATAGGAATCGTCGCCTTCGCGATTTCCGGCATGATCGTGGCGCGCTCCAAGAATATGGATCCTGTGGGCGTGTTTACCATCGGATTTATCACGGCGCTAGGTGGCGGTACCCTTCGGGACCTGATCATGGACAACCACCCGCTCTACTGGATCAAGCATGAGGAACAGCCCATGCTGATTCTGGCGATGGCAATTGTCTTCAGTTACTGGAAACGGGCGGAGCGGCTTCGGGAGTCCAGAATCGTCTTTCCGGACGCCATCGGACTGGGAGTTTTTTCCATTCTGGGCGCCCAACTGGCCCTCGACCTGGGACACTCGTGGTTTGTAGCGTCTCTTCTCGGCGTCATGACCGGTACCTTTGGCGGCGCACTGCGAGACACTCTGTGCAACGAAGTGCCCTACATTTTCCGCAAAGACCAGATCTACGCATCCATTTCGTTTGCCGGTTGCTGGCTGTATTTCGTCTGCCAGTGGTTCCTGGACAACGAGGCCCTGCCTCTGACCATCGGACTGCTTTTCATCGTGATCGTGCGCATGCTGGCCGTGCGGTTTGATATCCGGCTCCAGCGGGATCCTAACAACAGCTAG
- a CDS encoding NCS2 family permease — MLERLFQLQAHGTTVRKEVVAGITTFLTMAYIIVVNPSILSSTGMDFGAVFVATCLAAVIGTLIMGLWANYPIALAPGMGLNAFFSFTVVGSMGYSWQVALGAVFISGFLFFLLSIFKVREWIINSIPMSLRFGISAGIGFFLALIALKNAGIVVDHPATLVGLGEVKVAESLLFFGGFVLICALSFRQVTGAVMIGIIAVTGVAMALGMVEYKGFVSAPPSLAPTFMQLDLAGALNVGMISVIFAFLFVDLFDTSGTLIGAAQRGGLLDKDGKLPRLGRALMSDSVATMSGAALGTSTTTSYIESTAGISAGGRTGLTAAVVAALFLACLLLSPIASIIPAYATAPALLYVAVLMASGLKLVDWDDVTDAAPAVVTALMMPLTFSIANGIALGFITYAILKALSGRWADLNASVVIIAVVFVLKFIFLDAA, encoded by the coding sequence ATGCTTGAACGACTGTTCCAACTCCAGGCCCACGGCACCACCGTTCGTAAAGAAGTGGTTGCGGGCATTACCACCTTCCTGACCATGGCGTACATCATTGTGGTCAACCCGAGCATCCTGTCGTCTACCGGCATGGATTTCGGGGCTGTCTTCGTTGCTACCTGCCTTGCAGCCGTTATCGGCACCCTGATCATGGGATTGTGGGCCAACTACCCCATCGCCCTGGCGCCGGGTATGGGACTGAATGCCTTCTTCTCCTTTACGGTCGTTGGCAGCATGGGCTACAGCTGGCAGGTGGCGCTGGGGGCGGTGTTCATTTCCGGCTTCCTGTTTTTCCTGCTGAGCATTTTCAAGGTCCGTGAATGGATCATTAACAGCATCCCGATGTCCTTGCGGTTCGGCATTTCTGCCGGCATTGGTTTCTTTTTGGCCCTGATTGCGCTCAAGAACGCCGGTATTGTGGTGGATCACCCTGCAACTCTGGTTGGCCTTGGTGAAGTGAAGGTTGCCGAAAGCCTGCTGTTCTTTGGCGGCTTCGTGCTCATCTGCGCACTGTCGTTCCGTCAGGTAACCGGCGCTGTCATGATTGGTATCATCGCGGTTACCGGCGTTGCCATGGCGCTGGGGATGGTGGAATACAAAGGCTTTGTTTCCGCGCCGCCCAGCCTGGCTCCCACTTTCATGCAGCTGGATCTGGCCGGTGCCCTGAACGTGGGCATGATCAGCGTTATTTTTGCGTTCCTGTTCGTTGACCTGTTCGACACCTCCGGCACGCTCATAGGCGCTGCCCAGCGTGGCGGACTGCTGGACAAGGACGGCAAGCTGCCGCGCCTGGGCCGGGCCCTGATGTCCGATTCGGTCGCCACCATGTCCGGTGCTGCCCTCGGCACCTCGACCACCACCAGCTACATCGAATCAACGGCGGGTATTTCCGCTGGCGGGCGTACCGGCCTGACCGCTGCGGTTGTTGCCGCACTGTTCCTGGCGTGTTTGCTGCTGTCGCCCATTGCCAGCATCATTCCCGCCTACGCAACCGCTCCGGCACTACTCTACGTTGCGGTTCTGATGGCCAGCGGCCTCAAACTGGTTGACTGGGATGACGTTACCGACGCGGCTCCGGCTGTGGTCACAGCCCTGATGATGCCGCTGACGTTCTCCATCGCAAACGGCATTGCCCTCGGGTTCATTACCTACGCCATCCTGAAGGCTCTGAGCGGCCGCTGGGCGGATTTGAACGCCAGCGTTGTTATTATTGCTGTCGTCTTTGTTCTGAAATTCATTTTCCTGGATGCGGCCTGA
- a CDS encoding adenine phosphoribosyltransferase encodes MDYFSESIKKAIRTVPDWPKPGVAFRDITTVLQDKTAFRKLIDAFVHRYHGHKIDAVAAVDARGFIIGSALAYELNASLVLVRKKGKLPFDTLVEDYELEYGTASVELHKDAFKPGDNVVLVDDLIATGGTMLAAARLIRRIGAEIVEVAAMIDLPDLGGSRKLQEEGLQVYTVCSFEGD; translated from the coding sequence ATGGATTATTTTTCTGAGAGCATCAAAAAGGCGATTCGTACGGTGCCGGACTGGCCAAAGCCCGGCGTAGCCTTTCGTGATATCACCACGGTACTGCAGGACAAGACTGCATTCCGGAAGCTGATTGATGCCTTCGTACACCGCTATCACGGCCACAAGATTGATGCGGTGGCAGCTGTGGACGCGCGCGGTTTCATCATCGGCTCAGCACTGGCCTACGAGCTCAACGCGTCCCTGGTACTGGTGCGAAAGAAGGGCAAGCTTCCCTTCGATACCCTGGTGGAAGACTACGAGCTTGAGTACGGCACCGCCTCCGTCGAACTGCACAAAGATGCCTTCAAGCCGGGCGATAATGTGGTATTAGTGGACGACCTGATTGCCACCGGCGGCACCATGCTGGCCGCGGCCCGGCTGATCCGCAGGATCGGCGCCGAAATTGTGGAAGTGGCCGCCATGATTGATCTCCCGGATCTCGGCGGCTCCCGCAAGCTTCAGGAAGAGGGTCTTCAGGTTTATACTGTCTGCTCGTTTGAAGGGGATTAA
- a CDS encoding fumarylacetoacetate hydrolase family protein: MPDYQHHWKDGTSIHLPLGKIVCVGRNYAEHAKELNNPVPDEPLLFIKPSTSAVHITRPLRIPADQGEVHYETELAVLIGRPLTNASASQAEAAILGYGLALDLTLRDLQTRLKEKGQPWERAKGFDGACPLSPFISADKLAVDNIHFTLDIDGHRQQTGDTRDMLNPIVPLIAHISGQFTLLPGDVVLTGTPKGVGPLVSGQTLSLELEDLLFVETKVV; the protein is encoded by the coding sequence ATGCCGGATTACCAACATCACTGGAAAGACGGCACTTCGATTCACCTGCCGTTAGGCAAGATCGTCTGTGTTGGCCGCAACTACGCGGAGCATGCAAAGGAACTGAACAATCCGGTGCCCGACGAGCCCCTGCTGTTCATCAAACCCTCCACCTCGGCCGTCCATATCACCCGCCCCCTGAGAATTCCGGCAGACCAGGGGGAGGTCCACTATGAAACCGAACTGGCCGTTCTCATTGGCCGCCCTCTGACCAACGCATCCGCCAGCCAGGCCGAAGCCGCAATACTCGGGTATGGCCTGGCGCTGGACCTGACCCTCCGTGATCTGCAAACCCGGCTCAAAGAGAAAGGGCAGCCATGGGAGCGCGCCAAGGGGTTCGATGGAGCCTGTCCCCTGTCACCGTTCATCTCGGCTGACAAACTCGCCGTGGACAACATTCACTTTACCCTGGATATCGACGGGCACCGCCAGCAAACCGGTGACACCCGGGATATGCTGAATCCCATTGTGCCGTTAATTGCCCACATCAGCGGCCAGTTCACCCTGCTTCCCGGCGATGTCGTGCTTACGGGTACGCCAAAGGGCGTTGGCCCGTTGGTCTCGGGCCAGACCCTGTCACTTGAACTGGAAGACCTGCTGTTCGTGGAGACCAAAGTGGTTTAA
- a CDS encoding ABC1 kinase family protein: MAKKPVTSRRGRFFKLAGMTASVAGQYAGQRARRLFRSENDEGAQSESYTRMAGQIADTLGELKGAVMKVGQIASQTQDFLPREFSEALEKLQKEAPPMPFEVIVEQIESELGKPVSELFEYLQEKPYAAASIGQVHRARLHDGTDVIVKVQYPGVDESCDSDLKQLRMTLKLGGLLKMPKESVDKLFAEIRERLKEELDYENEARNIELFRKFHDQQPWVLIPAVIPGHSTRRVLTMELVEGDHVSKVTREQYDQDTVNLIGHRIFTLMADQLFRFQCIHGDPHAGNFAYRPDGSIIMYDFGCVKKLKPEIVEAYRNALVAALDEDYEALDRYLIDLGARVGSQPAVDEAYYAMWRDILVVPFEQRDQPYDFAEADIHKRVAEKTSTVFKYLDYFKPPVESIFIDRMIAGHYWMLKRLGVQAAFRSELEKYLKASETSARG, translated from the coding sequence ATGGCAAAGAAACCGGTTACCTCCCGACGTGGTCGCTTCTTCAAGCTCGCTGGCATGACTGCTTCCGTGGCAGGCCAGTATGCGGGTCAGCGCGCTCGCAGGCTTTTTCGCTCGGAGAACGACGAAGGCGCCCAGAGTGAAAGCTATACCCGCATGGCCGGGCAGATAGCCGACACCCTCGGGGAGCTCAAGGGTGCCGTGATGAAAGTCGGTCAGATTGCCTCCCAGACGCAGGATTTTCTGCCCCGGGAATTCTCGGAAGCCCTGGAAAAGCTGCAGAAAGAAGCGCCACCAATGCCGTTCGAGGTGATCGTGGAGCAGATCGAATCCGAGCTCGGGAAGCCGGTCTCCGAATTGTTCGAGTACCTCCAGGAAAAGCCTTACGCGGCCGCATCCATCGGTCAGGTGCACCGTGCCCGCCTGCACGATGGCACCGATGTGATCGTCAAGGTCCAGTATCCCGGCGTAGACGAATCCTGCGACTCGGACCTGAAACAGCTGAGAATGACGCTCAAACTCGGCGGCCTGCTGAAAATGCCAAAGGAATCCGTGGACAAGCTGTTCGCAGAAATCCGGGAACGCCTGAAAGAAGAGCTGGATTACGAAAACGAGGCCCGGAACATCGAGCTGTTCCGCAAGTTCCACGACCAACAGCCCTGGGTCCTGATCCCGGCGGTCATTCCCGGCCATTCCACCCGGCGGGTGCTGACCATGGAACTGGTCGAGGGCGATCACGTCAGCAAGGTCACCCGGGAGCAATACGATCAGGACACCGTCAACCTGATCGGCCATCGCATCTTCACCCTCATGGCGGACCAGCTATTCCGGTTCCAGTGCATCCACGGCGATCCCCACGCCGGCAACTTCGCCTACCGACCGGACGGCTCCATCATCATGTACGACTTCGGCTGCGTGAAAAAACTCAAGCCGGAGATCGTCGAAGCCTACCGCAACGCCCTCGTGGCCGCGCTTGATGAAGACTATGAGGCCCTGGACCGCTACCTGATCGACCTCGGCGCGCGGGTGGGAAGCCAGCCAGCCGTGGATGAAGCCTACTACGCCATGTGGCGGGACATACTCGTGGTGCCTTTCGAGCAGCGCGACCAGCCCTACGATTTCGCGGAAGCCGACATTCACAAACGCGTCGCTGAAAAAACCAGCACAGTGTTTAAATACCTGGACTATTTCAAACCACCCGTAGAGAGCATTTTCATTGACCGAATGATTGCCGGTCATTACTGGATGCTGAAAAGGCTGGGGGTTCAGGCGGCATTTCGGTCAGAGCTCGAGAAATACCTTAAAGCCTCAGAGACCTCTGCCCGAGGATGA
- a CDS encoding SIR2 family NAD-dependent protein deacylase, whose protein sequence is MQDHIVVLTGAGISAESGLSTFRDNGGLWEQHSVYDVATPEAFARNQELVLRFYNDRRRQLESAQPNQAHRLLAELEKRYRVTVITQNVDDLHERGGASNVIHLHGELTKARSSRYPELVYDIGYRDINPGDTCDRGAQLRPHIVWFGEEVPMLEKAADIVRTADHLLIVGTSLQVYPAAGLVYEVDMDVPITVVDPGEPASVSRARVIRKGAAEGVAEWVDSLK, encoded by the coding sequence ATGCAGGACCACATCGTTGTACTGACAGGCGCAGGTATCAGCGCCGAGAGCGGCCTCTCCACATTCCGTGACAACGGCGGGCTGTGGGAGCAGCACAGTGTGTACGATGTGGCCACGCCCGAGGCGTTTGCCCGGAATCAGGAGCTGGTGCTGAGGTTCTACAACGACCGCCGGCGCCAGCTGGAATCCGCCCAGCCCAACCAGGCCCATCGCCTGCTGGCAGAGCTGGAAAAGCGGTACCGGGTAACGGTGATCACCCAGAACGTGGACGATCTCCACGAACGGGGTGGCGCCAGCAACGTCATTCATCTTCACGGCGAGCTCACCAAGGCCCGTAGTTCAAGGTATCCGGAGCTGGTTTACGACATTGGTTATCGTGATATCAATCCGGGCGACACCTGTGACCGCGGCGCCCAGCTTCGCCCCCACATCGTCTGGTTCGGTGAGGAAGTTCCCATGTTGGAAAAGGCCGCCGACATTGTGCGCACCGCCGATCATCTGTTGATCGTAGGGACGTCGCTCCAGGTCTATCCGGCCGCGGGGCTGGTGTATGAGGTGGACATGGACGTGCCCATCACGGTCGTCGACCCGGGAGAGCCCGCTTCGGTGTCCCGTGCCCGGGTCATTCGCAAGGGGGCTGCCGAGGGTGTGGCCGAGTGGGTTGATAGCCTGAAGTGA
- a CDS encoding FAD-binding oxidoreductase has protein sequence MNSEQIIASLKDLMATGDAPGKVLTDPADLDTYGKDWTKIYPPKPLAIALPKTTEQVQALVKFANENQVALVPSGGRTGLSAGAVAANGEVVVAFDNMNQILDFNASDRVVRCQAGVVTEQLQNFAEENDLYYPVDFASAGSSQLGGNLSTNAGGIKVIRYGMSRDWVAGLKVVTGKGDILDLNKDLEKNNTGYDLRHLFIGAEGTLGVITEATMKLSRKPDNLTVLVLGLNDLTNTMDVLQTFQKKIDLTAYEFFSHQAMGHVLAHGQVQAPFETEAPYYALLEFESVSDQVMDDAMTLFEQCVENGWVLDGVVSQSETQAQNLWQLRERISESIAPRTPYKNDISVVVSKVPGFLQEIDAVVTEHYPDFEIIWFGHIGDGNLHLNILKPEDMANEDFFEKCQQVNKWVFEIVERYQGSVSAEHGVGMTKKPYLQYTRSEAEIAYLRGIKKVFDPNGIMNPGKIFD, from the coding sequence ATGAATTCTGAACAGATCATTGCTTCCCTCAAAGACCTGATGGCTACTGGCGATGCACCCGGCAAGGTGCTGACCGACCCGGCAGATCTGGATACCTATGGCAAGGACTGGACCAAGATCTACCCACCCAAACCTTTGGCGATTGCCTTGCCCAAGACCACAGAGCAGGTGCAGGCGCTGGTGAAGTTCGCAAACGAGAATCAGGTGGCGTTGGTGCCTTCCGGCGGCCGGACAGGTCTGAGTGCCGGTGCCGTGGCCGCCAATGGTGAAGTGGTTGTGGCGTTCGACAACATGAACCAGATCCTGGATTTCAACGCCAGTGATCGAGTGGTTCGCTGTCAGGCGGGCGTTGTGACCGAGCAGCTCCAGAATTTTGCTGAAGAAAATGACCTTTATTACCCGGTAGATTTTGCCTCTGCCGGTTCCAGCCAACTGGGGGGCAACCTCTCGACGAACGCGGGCGGCATAAAGGTGATCCGTTATGGCATGAGCCGGGACTGGGTGGCCGGGCTCAAGGTAGTCACTGGCAAGGGCGATATCCTGGATCTGAACAAGGACCTGGAAAAAAACAATACCGGCTACGATTTGCGTCATCTGTTTATTGGTGCTGAGGGGACACTGGGCGTTATCACGGAAGCGACCATGAAGCTGTCCCGCAAGCCGGATAACCTGACCGTACTGGTGTTGGGGTTGAACGACCTGACCAACACCATGGACGTGCTGCAGACTTTCCAGAAAAAGATCGACCTCACCGCCTATGAGTTTTTCTCTCATCAGGCCATGGGGCACGTGCTGGCCCATGGCCAGGTGCAGGCGCCGTTCGAAACCGAGGCGCCTTACTACGCTTTGCTGGAGTTCGAGTCTGTCTCCGACCAGGTGATGGACGACGCCATGACCCTGTTTGAGCAATGTGTGGAGAACGGCTGGGTGCTCGATGGTGTGGTCAGCCAGAGCGAAACTCAGGCCCAGAATCTGTGGCAGTTGCGCGAGCGCATCTCCGAATCCATCGCGCCCCGCACGCCCTACAAGAATGACATCTCCGTGGTGGTCTCCAAGGTGCCGGGTTTCCTGCAGGAAATCGACGCCGTGGTTACCGAGCACTATCCGGATTTCGAGATTATCTGGTTCGGGCACATCGGCGATGGCAACCTGCACCTCAATATCCTCAAGCCGGAAGATATGGCCAACGAGGACTTTTTCGAAAAGTGCCAGCAGGTTAACAAATGGGTGTTCGAGATTGTCGAGCGCTACCAGGGCAGTGTGTCAGCCGAGCACGGTGTGGGTATGACCAAGAAGCCCTATCTTCAATACACACGCAGTGAGGCGGAGATTGCTTACCTGAGAGGTATTAAAAAGGTATTCGATCCCAACGGCATCATGAACCCCGGCAAGATTTTCGACTGA
- the serA gene encoding phosphoglycerate dehydrogenase, with protein MSNTSLEKSKIRILLLEGVHQSAIDTLNAAGYTNIEYLSHSLAEEELIEKIADAHFIGIRSRTQLTEKVFEAANKLVAVGCFCIGTNQVDLQAATRRGIAVFNAPFSNTRSVAELVLAQAILLLRGVPEKNAKAHRGEWLKSAKDSYEIRGKKLGIIGYGNIGTQFSVLAEGLGMDVYFYDVVSKLSIGNATQVGTLQELLNIADVVSLHVPETPATKYMFKAEQFAQMKPGSILMNASRGTVVDIDALADALRSGKLLGAAIDVFPVEPKSNDEEFVSPLREFDNVILTPHVGGSTIEAQENIGREVAEKLAMYSDNGTSVSSVNFPEVALPSHPNQHRLLHIHENVPGVMSEINQVFSENGINVCGQYLQTKEDIGYVVVDVNKEYGELALEKLLKVKGTIRCRVLF; from the coding sequence ATGTCAAATACGTCTCTTGAGAAGAGCAAAATCCGTATCCTGCTGCTGGAAGGCGTCCATCAATCTGCCATTGATACCCTGAACGCTGCGGGCTATACCAACATCGAGTACCTGTCTCACTCGCTGGCCGAGGAAGAGCTGATTGAGAAAATTGCCGATGCGCACTTCATCGGTATCCGCTCGCGCACCCAGCTGACAGAGAAAGTATTTGAAGCCGCCAACAAGCTGGTGGCCGTGGGTTGTTTCTGTATCGGTACCAACCAGGTGGATCTCCAGGCAGCCACCCGGCGCGGCATTGCCGTATTCAACGCGCCCTTCTCCAACACCCGGAGCGTTGCCGAACTGGTTCTGGCCCAGGCCATTCTGCTCCTGCGTGGTGTTCCAGAGAAAAACGCCAAAGCCCATCGCGGCGAATGGCTGAAGTCCGCCAAGGACAGCTACGAAATCCGCGGCAAGAAGCTGGGCATCATCGGCTACGGCAACATCGGCACCCAGTTCAGTGTCCTGGCCGAGGGCCTGGGCATGGATGTGTATTTCTACGATGTAGTGTCAAAGCTGTCGATCGGTAACGCCACTCAGGTGGGCACGCTCCAGGAGCTGCTCAACATTGCCGACGTGGTCAGCCTGCACGTGCCGGAAACACCGGCCACCAAGTACATGTTCAAGGCCGAGCAGTTTGCCCAGATGAAGCCCGGCAGCATTCTGATGAATGCCTCCCGTGGCACGGTTGTCGACATTGATGCCCTGGCCGACGCTCTGCGCAGTGGCAAACTGCTGGGCGCCGCCATCGACGTATTCCCGGTGGAACCCAAATCCAACGATGAGGAGTTTGTGTCTCCGCTACGGGAATTCGATAACGTGATCCTGACCCCGCACGTGGGCGGCTCCACCATCGAAGCCCAGGAGAACATCGGTCGGGAAGTGGCGGAAAAACTGGCCATGTACAGCGACAACGGCACGTCTGTTTCGTCCGTGAACTTCCCGGAAGTGGCGCTGCCGTCACACCCCAACCAGCACCGCCTGCTGCACATCCACGAGAACGTGCCGGGCGTGATGTCCGAAATCAACCAGGTATTCTCGGAGAACGGCATCAACGTCTGCGGTCAGTACCTGCAAACCAAGGAAGACATTGG